The stretch of DNA GGTCTACCATACTTGCAAGAACCAAACAATGCCAACTTGACAGAAGGCGTTCCAGCTAAATATTTCTTGCCACTTGGTGGAGATATCAAGGAAGCTATCAGCAATCTTGAACTTAACCCTCCATTCAAGAAGAAAAACCTTGGAAATATCATCGCTGAAATCTTCAAACGTTTCCGTACGACAGAAACTTCTGCCCTACTTGACCGTATGAAGAACCTCGGTTACCACCACTCAACTCTTGCAGGATTGACAGTGGGTATTGCCGATATCCCAGTCGTTGATGACAAGGCTGAAATCATTGAAGAATCACACAAACGTGTAGAACAAATCACAAAACAATTCCGTCGTGGTATGATTACAGACGACGAGCGTTACAATGCTGTTACAGCTGAATGGCGTGCTGCCCGTGAAAAACTTGAGAAACGTTTGATTGCCAACCAAGATCCTAAGAACCCAATCGTTATGATGATGGACTCTGGAGCCCGTGGTAATATCTCAAACTTCTCACAGCTTGCCGGTATGCGTGGTCTGATGGCTGCTCCGAACGGACGTATCATGGAATTGCCAATCCTTTCAAACTTCCGTGAAGGTTTGTCAGTACTCGAAATGTTCTTCTCAACTCACGGTGCCCGTAAAGGTATGACCGATACGGCCCTTAAGACAGCCGACTCAGGTTACTTGACTCGTCGTTTGGTTGACGTTGCCCAAGACGTTATCATCCGTGAGGACGACTGTGGAACAGATCGTGGTCTCTTGATCCGCTCTATCGCAGAAGGAAAAGAGATGATCGAGTCTCTTGAAGAACGTCTCAACGGTCGTTACACTAAGAAAACTGTTAAACATCCAGAAACTGGTGCAGTTATTATCGGTCCAAATGAGTTGATTACAGAAGACAAGGCGCGTGAAATTGTCAACGCTGGTGTGGAAGAAGTGACTATCCGCTCTGTATTTACATGTAACACTCGTCATGGTGTCTGCCGTCATTGTTACGGTATCAACTTGGCGACTGGTGATGCGGTTGAAGTTGGTGAAGCAGTTGGTACAATCGCTGCCCAATCTATCGGGGAACCTGGTACACAGCTTACAATGCGTACCTTCCACACGGGTGGGGTTGCCTCAAATACCGATATCACTCAGGGTCTTCCTCGTGTCCAAGAAATCTTTGAAGCCCGCAATCCTAAAGGGGAAGCGGTTATCACAGAGGTTAAAGGACAAGTTACTGCTATCGAAGAAGATGCATCAACTCGTACTAAGAAAGTCTTTGTTAAGGGTGAAACTGGCGAAGGTGAATACGTCGTTCCATTTACAGCTCGTATGCGTGTCGAAGTTGGAGACCAAGTAGCGCGTGGTGCTGCTCTTACAGAAGGTTCTATCCAACCAAAACGTCTCCTTGCAGTCCGTGATGTCTTGTCAGTTGAAACTTACCTTCTCGGTGAAGTACAAAAAGTTTACCGTAGCCAAGGGGTAGAAATCGGTGACAAACACATCGAGGTAATGGTTCGTCAAATGATCCGTAAAGTCCGTGTCATGGATCCAGGTGACACAGACCTTCTCATGGGTACCCTTATGGATATCAATGACTTTACAGATGCTAACAAAGATGTCCTTATAGCAGGTGGAGTTCCAGCGACAGGTCGCCCAGTTCTTATGGGAATTACCAAAGCCTCACTTGAAACAAATAGTTTCTTGTCAGCGGCTTCCTTCCAGGAAACAACTCGTGTCCTTACTGACGCGGCTATCCGTGGTAAGAAAGACCATCTCCTTGGACTTAAAGAAAATGTTATCATCGGTAAGATCATCCCAGCTGGTACTGGTATGGCCCGTTACCGTAACCTTGAACCACAAGCTATCAACGAAGAAGAATACCTTAATCCTCCAGTAGAGGAAGAAGGGAATGAAGAAACAACAGAAGTAGTTGTGGATACTGCCGTTGAAACTGTGGAAGAAACAGTAGAATAAAAGAGAATGAGAGAGCCTTCGGGTTCTCTTTCTCTTTTCTGAAAACTTTCTCAATTTTTCCATGAAATGTGGTAAAATAATACTCAATGAAAATCAAAGAGCAAACTAGGAAACTAGCCGCAGGTTGCTCAAAGCACTGCTTTGAGGTTGTGGATAGAACTGACGAAGTCAGTAACCATACCTACGGCAAGGCGACGTTGACGTGGTTTGAAGAGATTTTCGAAGAGTATAAAAGAAAGAAGCTGACAAAGGAGACAAGTATGGAACAAACATTTTTTATCATTAAACCAGATGGTGTAAAAAGAGGATTAGTGGGTGAGGTGTTGAAACGCATCGAACAACGTGGATTGACAATCGAAAAATTGGAGTTGCGTTCAAAGATTTCAGAAGAGTTAATTGACCAGCACTATCAGGACTTGGTTGGTCAAGGTTTTTACCCACCGATTCGTGAATTTATGACTTCAGGACCGGTTCTTGTAGGTATCATTTCTGGTCCCAAAGTAATCGAAACTTGGCGGACTATGATGGGTGCGACTCGTCCAGAAGAAGCTTTACCAGGAACGATTCGAGGTGATTTTGCAAAAGCTGCTAGTGAAAATCAACCTATCCAAAATGTTGTACATGGTTCAGATTCAGAAGAGTCAGCTAAGCGAGAAATTGCTCTTTGGTTTGACGGAAAGTAGTAAAAGTTTGATGTAAGGGTTACTTGCATCAAACTTTTTTGCATTTTAGAGTAGAAAACTGACAGTTGAGAAATATTCTAGCAATGATGAGAATTTCTAGCTTATAATAAGAGCAAGTAAGGGAGGAAGAATGATGGAAAAAATGAAAAAGCAAATTCGTGTTTTGTTATTGCTGACGTTTTTTGGTCTTAGTAGCTGTTCTTGTTTAAGTTTATCGACTTGGGCTTTGATGTTAAATCAAAACTGCTTCTATTATTTAGTTGGCATGTTGCTCCTTGCCAGTATTGGTGCAGGGCTAAACTACTATAGTGGACAGCGAAATCAATCTTATTCAGTTTTTAAGGAAGATAAGCAACAATTCTTGTATAGTCTCTTGCTCTTAGTAAACATTTTGGGTTTAGCTTTAATTGTCATAGACCATATCCTTGCAGGAAATACATCCGTAGAAGGGTTTGTGGAAGCCTTTCTACCAAGTTTCTTTTTCTTATTTGGTATTGATTTGTTAGTTTTTCTACCGATTCAGAAGTATGTAAATGGATTGAAAAAGATTTTGGGTAAGAAGGAAATCTGTTTTATTAGTGGACTAGCTATTCTAATCTTTCTCAGAAATCCTTGGATGCTATTATCCATGACGTTTTATATTACCTTGGGAATGCTATTTTTAGGACTGTTGGTGCCAAAAGTCATTCGCTGGGAAGTTTCGTTTTACAGCCATTTGATGAGAGATATCTTATTAGTTGTCTTCTTACTATTTCTATTTTAAAATCAAAATAAGAACTGACCGAAGTTTTTACAATTCATAATATGGAATTCACAGATAATATCTCGACAAAGAACAACTTTTTGGTATAATAGAAACATGTACACTAAAAACGAAGAAGAGTTACAGTCCTTAGGTGAACGTTTGGGCTACTTATTAGAAAAGAATGATGTTTTAATTCTAACTGGAGAACTTGGAGCAGGCAAAACGACCTTTACAAAAGGTCTAGCTAAAGGGTTACAGATTTTCCAGATGATTAAGAGTCCAACCTACACTATCGTAAGAGAGTATGAAGGTCGTCTTCCGCTTTACCACCTAGATGTTTAT from Streptococcus mitis encodes:
- the rpoC gene encoding DNA-directed RNA polymerase subunit beta', yielding MVDVNRFKSMQITLASPSKVRSWSYGEVKKPETINYRTLKPEREGLFDEVIFGPTKDWECACGKYKRIRYRGIVCDRCGVEVTRTKVRRERMGHIELKAPVSHIWYFKGIPSRMGLTLDMSPRALEEVIYFAAYVVIDPKDTPLEHKSIMTEREYRERLREYGYGSFVAKMGAEAIQDLLKQVDLEKEIAELKEELKTATGQKRVKAIRRLDVLDAFYKSGNKPEWMILNILPVIPPDLRPMLQLDGGRFASSDLNDLYRRVINRNNRLARLLELNAPGIIVQNEKRMLQEAVDALIDNGRRGRPITGPGSRPLKSLSHMLKGKQGRFRQNLLGKRVDFSGRSVIAVGPTLKMYQCGVPREMAIELFKPFVMREIVARDIVQNVKAAKRLVERGDERIWDILEEVIKEHPVLLNRAPTLHRLGIQAFEPVLIDGKALRLHPLVCEAYNADFDGDQMAIHVPLSEEAQAEARILMLAAEHILNPKDGKPVVTPSQDMVLGNYYLTMEEAGREGEGMVFKDRDEAVMAYRNGYVHLHSRVGIATDSLNKPWTEEQRHKVLLTTVGKILFNDIMPEGLPYLQEPNNANLTEGVPAKYFLPLGGDIKEAISNLELNPPFKKKNLGNIIAEIFKRFRTTETSALLDRMKNLGYHHSTLAGLTVGIADIPVVDDKAEIIEESHKRVEQITKQFRRGMITDDERYNAVTAEWRAAREKLEKRLIANQDPKNPIVMMMDSGARGNISNFSQLAGMRGLMAAPNGRIMELPILSNFREGLSVLEMFFSTHGARKGMTDTALKTADSGYLTRRLVDVAQDVIIREDDCGTDRGLLIRSIAEGKEMIESLEERLNGRYTKKTVKHPETGAVIIGPNELITEDKAREIVNAGVEEVTIRSVFTCNTRHGVCRHCYGINLATGDAVEVGEAVGTIAAQSIGEPGTQLTMRTFHTGGVASNTDITQGLPRVQEIFEARNPKGEAVITEVKGQVTAIEEDASTRTKKVFVKGETGEGEYVVPFTARMRVEVGDQVARGAALTEGSIQPKRLLAVRDVLSVETYLLGEVQKVYRSQGVEIGDKHIEVMVRQMIRKVRVMDPGDTDLLMGTLMDINDFTDANKDVLIAGGVPATGRPVLMGITKASLETNSFLSAASFQETTRVLTDAAIRGKKDHLLGLKENVIIGKIIPAGTGMARYRNLEPQAINEEEYLNPPVEEEGNEETTEVVVDTAVETVEETVE
- the ndk gene encoding nucleoside-diphosphate kinase — translated: MEQTFFIIKPDGVKRGLVGEVLKRIEQRGLTIEKLELRSKISEELIDQHYQDLVGQGFYPPIREFMTSGPVLVGIISGPKVIETWRTMMGATRPEEALPGTIRGDFAKAASENQPIQNVVHGSDSEESAKREIALWFDGK
- the tsaE gene encoding tRNA (adenosine(37)-N6)-threonylcarbamoyltransferase complex ATPase subunit type 1 TsaE, with product MYTKNEEELQSLGERLGYLLEKNDVLILTGELGAGKTTFTKGLAKGLQIFQMIKSPTYTIVREYEGRLPLYHLDVYRIEGDADSIDLDEFLFGGGVTVIEWGHLLGDALPDNYLELEILKEEDGRRLHFQAKGLRAEKLLEELQHGV